A genomic window from Micromonospora sp. WMMA1947 includes:
- a CDS encoding DUF4142 domain-containing protein, with product MASLKSARRKLAHRVVLLLAALGAGIGVVPGTAQAAPNPGVQMNAADMTLLNGVRLAGLWEMPAGQMAAEKGQSARVREVGAEIAKQHAELDQLVVEAANKLGATLPTDPTAEQQGWLTEMRNATGARFDQIFVTRLRVAHGKIFPVIGAVRASTRDPIVRKLAEDANTFVNDHMTMLESTGLVRWQQLPPAALPPAQSDSLVAAAQANVGSGGGLQVGTGLVWAVFLIALGTGGYATWRLTRRS from the coding sequence ATGGCATCGCTGAAATCCGCACGCCGCAAGCTGGCGCACCGGGTGGTACTGCTGCTCGCCGCGCTGGGCGCGGGGATCGGCGTCGTTCCCGGGACGGCGCAGGCCGCGCCCAACCCCGGCGTGCAGATGAACGCCGCCGACATGACGCTGCTCAACGGGGTACGGCTGGCCGGGCTGTGGGAGATGCCGGCCGGGCAGATGGCGGCCGAGAAGGGCCAGTCCGCCCGGGTACGCGAGGTCGGCGCGGAGATCGCCAAGCAGCACGCGGAGCTGGATCAGCTGGTGGTGGAGGCGGCAAACAAGCTCGGCGCCACCCTGCCGACGGATCCGACGGCCGAGCAGCAGGGTTGGCTGACCGAGATGCGCAACGCCACCGGCGCCCGGTTCGACCAGATCTTCGTCACCCGGCTGCGGGTCGCCCACGGCAAGATCTTCCCGGTGATCGGCGCGGTTCGCGCCAGCACCCGCGATCCGATCGTGCGCAAGCTGGCCGAGGACGCGAACACGTTCGTCAACGACCACATGACCATGCTGGAGAGCACCGGGCTGGTGCGCTGGCAGCAGCTGCCGCCGGCCGCGCTGCCCCCCGCGCAGAGCGACTCGCTCGTCGCCGCCGCCCAGGCGAACGTGGGCAGTGGTGGTGGGCTGCAGGTCGGCACCGGACTGGTGTGGGCGGTGTTCCTGATCGCACTGGGCACCGGCGGGTACGCGACCTGGCGGCTGACCCGCCGCTCGTGA
- a CDS encoding ROK family protein, which produces MRAGPSQDEIRRQNLGALLRYVHVHGATTRAELTTALGLNRSTIGALTADLAGAGLVSEGTPKETGRAGRPSLVVRPESERVYAYAYSVEVDRLRAARVGLGGEVLDRREMDRPRNLVAGEAAPLLAGAVKEMHQSVPPDAICVGAGVAVCGMVRREDGLVRLSPTTGWVDEPIGAALAVELGIDVPITVGNVADVAAYAEHARGAAVGCDNVIYIYGDVGVGAGIIAGGRRLRGHGGYGGEVGHMVVVRDGVRCDCGRRGCWETEIGEHGLLRAAGRSEARGRDALLAVFDAADRGDARAQTAVRQAGDWLGFGVANLVNIFNPEMVIFGGTMRDLYLASAAQVRSRLNSNGLPACLEHVRLRTPKLGDDAALIGAAELAFERLLADPLN; this is translated from the coding sequence ATGCGCGCGGGCCCCAGTCAGGACGAGATCCGTCGGCAGAACCTGGGCGCATTGCTCCGCTACGTACACGTTCACGGGGCCACCACCCGCGCCGAGCTGACCACCGCGCTCGGACTCAACCGCAGCACCATCGGCGCGCTGACCGCGGACCTGGCCGGCGCCGGGCTGGTCAGCGAGGGGACGCCGAAGGAGACCGGCCGGGCCGGACGACCGTCACTCGTCGTCCGGCCCGAGTCGGAGCGGGTCTACGCGTACGCGTACAGCGTCGAGGTGGACCGGCTGCGGGCCGCGCGGGTCGGGCTCGGCGGTGAGGTGCTCGACCGCCGGGAGATGGACCGGCCGCGCAACCTGGTCGCCGGGGAGGCCGCCCCGCTGCTCGCCGGCGCGGTCAAGGAGATGCACCAGTCGGTCCCGCCGGACGCGATCTGCGTGGGCGCCGGGGTGGCGGTGTGCGGCATGGTCCGCCGCGAGGACGGGCTGGTGCGGCTGAGCCCGACCACCGGCTGGGTGGACGAGCCGATCGGTGCGGCGCTCGCCGTCGAGCTGGGAATAGACGTACCGATCACGGTGGGCAACGTGGCCGACGTGGCCGCGTACGCCGAGCACGCCCGGGGCGCGGCGGTCGGCTGCGACAACGTCATCTACATCTACGGCGACGTCGGTGTGGGCGCGGGCATCATCGCCGGGGGCCGGCGGCTGCGGGGCCACGGCGGCTACGGCGGCGAGGTGGGCCACATGGTGGTGGTCCGCGACGGCGTGCGCTGCGACTGCGGCCGGCGCGGCTGCTGGGAGACCGAGATCGGCGAGCACGGGCTGCTGCGCGCCGCCGGCCGGTCCGAGGCGCGCGGCCGGGACGCGCTGCTCGCCGTCTTCGACGCCGCCGACCGGGGCGACGCCCGCGCGCAGACCGCGGTACGGCAGGCCGGCGACTGGCTCGGCTTCGGCGTCGCGAACCTGGTGAACATCTTCAACCCGGAGATGGTCATCTTCGGCGGCACCATGCGCGACCTCTACCTGGCCTCCGCCGCGCAGGTACGCAGCCGGCTCAACTCCAACGGGCTGCCCGCGTGCCTGGAGCACGTGCGGCTGCGTACCCCGAAGCTCGGTGACGACGCGGCGCTGATCGGCGCCGCCGAGCTGGCGTTCGAACGACTCCTCGCCGACCCGCTGAACTGA
- a CDS encoding ABC transporter permease — protein MTATAVKKEGPAAVTPAHTVGDHVRNYLARVRGGDLGALPAVIGLVVLCVVFTIVRPVFFSAGNFANLFTQGAAVTVIAMGLIFVLLLGEIDLSAGFASGVCAGILANVVSVLGYPWYVAVLAALITGVLIGLILGFLVAKVGIPSFVVTLAGFLAFQGVVLLLMKEGSNISISDDVIVGIENGRIAPAIGWLLAAVAILGYAVAQLLRHRNRVSRGLVTEPAAVMGARIGGLALLIVLAVYVLNQERSINPLITSNKGMPVVVPIVALLLVFWTFVLNRTAYGRHLYAVGGNAEAARRAGINVDRLKISAFVICSGMAAVGGIIAASRDRSVDPNTGGSNVLLYAVGAAVIGGTSLFGGKGRMINAVLGGAVVAVIINGMGLLDLSSGLKFIFTGLVLLLAAGVDALSRRRSAATGTR, from the coding sequence ATGACCGCCACCGCCGTGAAGAAGGAAGGACCGGCCGCCGTCACGCCCGCACACACCGTCGGCGACCACGTCCGCAACTACCTCGCCCGGGTACGCGGCGGTGACCTGGGCGCCCTGCCCGCGGTCATCGGCCTCGTGGTGCTCTGCGTGGTGTTCACCATCGTGCGCCCGGTCTTCTTCTCCGCGGGGAACTTCGCCAACCTCTTCACCCAGGGCGCCGCGGTCACCGTGATCGCCATGGGGCTGATCTTCGTGCTCCTGCTCGGCGAGATCGACCTCTCTGCCGGCTTCGCCAGCGGCGTCTGCGCCGGAATCCTGGCGAACGTGGTCAGCGTGCTCGGCTACCCGTGGTACGTCGCCGTCCTCGCGGCCCTGATCACCGGTGTGCTGATCGGCCTGATCCTCGGATTCCTGGTCGCGAAGGTGGGCATCCCGTCCTTCGTGGTGACCCTGGCCGGCTTCCTCGCCTTCCAGGGCGTGGTGCTGCTGCTCATGAAGGAGGGCAGCAACATCTCGATCAGCGACGACGTGATCGTCGGCATCGAGAATGGCCGCATCGCGCCTGCCATCGGCTGGCTGCTCGCCGCCGTCGCGATTCTCGGCTACGCCGTCGCCCAGCTGCTGCGTCACCGCAATCGCGTCTCCCGGGGCCTGGTGACCGAACCGGCAGCCGTGATGGGCGCCCGGATCGGCGGGCTGGCGCTGCTGATCGTGCTCGCGGTCTACGTGCTCAACCAGGAGCGCAGCATCAACCCGCTGATCACCTCGAACAAGGGCATGCCGGTGGTCGTGCCGATCGTCGCGCTCCTACTGGTGTTCTGGACGTTCGTGCTCAACCGCACGGCCTACGGCCGTCACCTCTACGCGGTCGGCGGCAACGCCGAGGCGGCGCGACGGGCCGGCATCAACGTGGACCGGCTCAAGATCTCGGCCTTCGTGATCTGCTCGGGCATGGCGGCGGTCGGCGGCATCATCGCCGCCAGCCGGGATCGGTCGGTGGATCCCAACACCGGCGGCAGCAACGTGCTCCTCTACGCGGTCGGCGCGGCCGTCATCGGCGGCACCAGCCTCTTCGGGGGCAAAGGCCGCATGATCAACGCGGTGCTGGGCGGCGCGGTGGTGGCTGTCATCATCAACGGTATGGGACTGCTCGACCTCAGCTCCGGGCTGAAGTTCATCTTCACCGGCCTGGTGCTGCTCCTCGCCGCCGGCGTAGACGCGCTGTCCCGGCGACGTTCGGCCGCAACCGGTACCCGCTGA
- a CDS encoding ATP-binding cassette domain-containing protein: MSATPLLELRGIDKSFGPVQVLRDVAFAAHPGEVTALVGDNGAGKSTLVKCISGIHPTDAGEFLFDGKPVSINSPRDAADLGIEVVYQDLALCDNLDIVQNMFLGREKRSGIVLDEPTMEQMAAETLAGLSVRTVKSLRQHVASLSGGQRQTVAIAKAVLWNSKLVILDEPTAALGVAQTAQVLELVRRLADNGLAVVLISHNMNDVFAVSDRIAALYLGQMVAQVKTSDITHSQVVELITAGRSGNLGLSTEPGNGTESADATSGALR, from the coding sequence GTGTCCGCAACCCCCCTGCTGGAGCTACGCGGGATCGACAAGAGCTTCGGTCCCGTCCAGGTGCTCCGCGACGTCGCCTTCGCCGCGCACCCCGGCGAGGTGACCGCGCTCGTCGGCGACAACGGCGCCGGCAAGTCGACCCTGGTCAAGTGCATCAGCGGCATCCATCCCACCGACGCCGGCGAGTTCCTCTTCGACGGCAAGCCGGTCAGCATCAACAGCCCCCGCGACGCCGCCGACCTCGGGATCGAGGTCGTCTACCAGGACCTCGCGCTCTGCGACAACCTCGACATCGTGCAGAACATGTTCCTCGGCCGGGAGAAGCGCAGCGGCATCGTGCTCGACGAGCCGACCATGGAGCAGATGGCCGCCGAGACGCTCGCCGGCCTGAGCGTGCGCACCGTGAAGTCGCTGCGCCAGCACGTGGCCAGCCTCTCCGGCGGCCAGCGGCAGACCGTCGCCATCGCCAAGGCCGTGCTCTGGAACAGCAAGCTGGTCATCCTGGACGAGCCGACCGCCGCGCTCGGCGTCGCGCAGACCGCCCAGGTGCTGGAGCTGGTGCGCCGGCTGGCGGACAACGGCCTGGCCGTGGTGCTCATCTCGCACAACATGAACGACGTCTTCGCCGTCTCCGACCGGATCGCCGCGCTCTACCTCGGCCAGATGGTCGCCCAGGTCAAGACCAGCGACATCACCCACTCGCAGGTGGTCGAGCTGATCACCGCGGGCCGTTCCGGCAACCTCGGTCTCTCCACCGAACCCGGCAACGGCACCGAATCCGCCGACGCAACCTCGGGAGCGCTCCGATGA
- a CDS encoding substrate-binding domain-containing protein, whose amino-acid sequence MRKGFLTFAAVGLLATGSMAACGDNGGSSDEAGGSNAKKPKIGVILPDSKSSARWEGADRKYLEAAFKAAGVDYTIQNAQGDKSAFSTIADGMLTSGVTALMIVNLDSGTGKAVLEKAKSQGVATIDYDRLTLGGSAQYYVSFDNEAVGKLQGEGLSKCLTDKGAQKPVVAYLNGSQTDNNATLFKNGYDSILKPKFDSGDYTKGPDQNVPDWDNAQAGVIFEQMLTQQKGKIDGVLAANDGLGNAAISVLKKNQLNGKVPVTGQDATVQGLQNILAGDQCMTVYKAVKKEADAAAELAIALAKGERKDTGQTVKDPEGGRDVPSVLLEPKAIYKDNVKDVVADGYVTKEELCTGAFAKLCTDAGVS is encoded by the coding sequence ATGCGCAAGGGCTTCCTCACCTTCGCGGCCGTCGGTCTTCTCGCGACCGGCAGCATGGCCGCCTGTGGTGACAACGGCGGTTCTTCCGACGAGGCCGGCGGCTCCAACGCCAAGAAGCCGAAGATCGGCGTGATCCTGCCGGACAGCAAGTCCTCCGCCCGCTGGGAGGGCGCGGACCGCAAGTACCTGGAGGCGGCGTTCAAGGCCGCCGGCGTCGACTACACGATCCAGAACGCCCAGGGCGACAAGTCCGCCTTCTCCACCATCGCTGACGGCATGCTGACCAGCGGCGTCACCGCCCTCATGATCGTCAACCTGGACTCGGGCACCGGCAAGGCCGTGCTGGAGAAGGCCAAGTCGCAGGGCGTCGCAACCATCGACTACGACCGGCTGACCCTGGGCGGCTCCGCCCAGTACTACGTCAGCTTCGACAACGAGGCGGTCGGCAAGCTCCAGGGCGAGGGCCTGAGCAAGTGCCTGACCGACAAGGGCGCGCAGAAGCCGGTCGTCGCCTACTTGAACGGCTCCCAGACCGACAACAACGCGACCCTGTTCAAGAACGGCTACGACTCGATCCTCAAGCCGAAGTTCGACTCGGGTGATTACACGAAGGGCCCGGACCAGAACGTCCCGGACTGGGACAACGCGCAGGCCGGTGTGATCTTCGAGCAGATGCTCACCCAGCAGAAGGGCAAGATCGACGGCGTGCTCGCCGCCAACGACGGCCTGGGCAACGCGGCCATCTCGGTGCTGAAGAAGAACCAGCTCAACGGCAAGGTGCCGGTGACGGGCCAGGACGCCACCGTCCAGGGTCTGCAGAACATCCTCGCCGGTGACCAGTGCATGACCGTCTACAAGGCGGTCAAGAAGGAGGCGGACGCCGCCGCCGAGCTGGCCATCGCGCTCGCCAAGGGTGAGCGGAAGGACACCGGCCAGACGGTCAAGGACCCGGAGGGCGGCCGGGACGTGCCGTCCGTGCTGCTGGAGCCCAAGGCCATCTACAAGGACAACGTCAAGGACGTGGTGGCCGACGGCTACGTCACCAAGGAAGAGCTCTGCACCGGTGCCTTCGCGAAGCTCTGCACCGACGCCGGCGTGAGCTGA
- the ybaK gene encoding Cys-tRNA(Pro) deacylase — MAGPGTPAITLLSKRKIAHSTHTYDVSPDAPNYGALVATALGVAPERVFKSLVTEVDGGLTVAVVPVTGELDLKALAAAAGGKRATMADRTTAERATGYVRGGISPLGQRKRLPTVIDASALTHPTVYVSAGRRGLQVQLAPADLVALTGATTASIAAA; from the coding sequence ATGGCGGGCCCTGGCACTCCGGCGATCACGTTGCTGAGCAAGCGGAAGATCGCCCACAGCACCCACACCTACGACGTCTCGCCGGACGCGCCGAACTACGGCGCGCTCGTCGCCACCGCGCTCGGGGTGGCGCCGGAGCGGGTGTTCAAGTCGCTCGTCACCGAGGTCGACGGTGGGCTGACGGTGGCGGTGGTGCCGGTGACCGGCGAGCTGGACCTGAAGGCGCTCGCCGCGGCGGCCGGGGGCAAGCGGGCGACGATGGCGGACCGCACGACTGCCGAGCGGGCGACCGGATACGTCCGCGGCGGCATCAGCCCGCTCGGGCAGCGCAAGCGGCTACCAACAGTCATCGACGCCTCCGCGCTGACGCATCCGACGGTGTACGTCTCGGCGGGCCGGCGAGGGCTGCAGGTGCAGCTCGCACCGGCGGATCTGGTGGCGCTGACCGGGGCGACGACGGCATCGATCGCGGCCGCCTGA
- a CDS encoding methyltransferase domain-containing protein, producing the protein MDLDQLAVLRTPEGSAALAAAERVAGGDPLAAAAALRSGGIPGDLAAAALTQAELRRRAGGKFGAAAAGMFLTRAGLEQATRRAVADRRAARLRAAGVTTLADLGCGLGADALAAARAGIRVYAVEADPLTAAMAAVNAEAAGLADLVTVSCGDATEFDVSPVEAVFCDPARRRAGTGRRVFDPNAYSPPWDFVTGLAARVPRTVVKVAPGLDHALIPPGAEAEWVSVDGDLVEAALWCGELAEVPRRATVLREKEGPLLNASGSKRVPSYHLTGTGAAEAPVGPVRRFLYDPDPAVVRAHLVAELAADLDATLADPSIAYLYADQARPTPFARCLEITDVLPFSLKRLRALLRQRRVGRVEIRKRGSALEPEKLRRDLRLSGDEAASLALTRVAGDPTVLVCRPVPPGG; encoded by the coding sequence GTGGATCTCGACCAGCTCGCCGTGCTGCGTACCCCCGAGGGGTCGGCGGCGCTCGCCGCGGCCGAGCGGGTGGCCGGCGGCGACCCGCTGGCGGCGGCGGCCGCGCTGCGCTCGGGCGGAATCCCGGGCGACCTCGCGGCGGCGGCGCTCACTCAGGCGGAGCTGCGCCGCCGGGCGGGCGGCAAGTTCGGCGCGGCGGCGGCCGGGATGTTCCTCACCCGGGCCGGGCTGGAGCAGGCCACCCGCCGCGCGGTCGCCGACCGGCGCGCGGCACGGCTGCGCGCCGCGGGCGTGACCACGCTGGCCGACCTGGGGTGCGGCCTGGGGGCCGACGCGCTCGCCGCGGCCCGCGCCGGCATCCGGGTGTACGCGGTGGAGGCCGACCCGCTGACCGCCGCGATGGCTGCCGTGAACGCCGAGGCGGCCGGGCTCGCCGACCTGGTGACGGTCTCCTGCGGTGACGCCACGGAGTTCGACGTGAGCCCTGTCGAGGCGGTGTTCTGCGATCCGGCGCGGCGGCGGGCCGGCACCGGGCGGCGCGTCTTCGACCCGAACGCCTACTCCCCGCCGTGGGACTTCGTCACCGGCCTGGCCGCGCGGGTGCCGCGGACGGTGGTGAAGGTGGCGCCCGGGCTCGACCACGCGCTGATCCCGCCCGGCGCCGAGGCGGAGTGGGTGAGCGTGGACGGCGACCTGGTCGAGGCGGCGCTCTGGTGCGGCGAGCTGGCCGAGGTCCCCCGCCGCGCCACAGTGCTGCGCGAGAAGGAAGGGCCCCTTCTTAACGCCTCCGGTAGTAAAAGGGTCCCTTCCTATCACCTCACCGGCACCGGCGCGGCCGAGGCGCCGGTGGGACCGGTCCGGCGGTTCCTCTACGACCCGGACCCGGCGGTGGTACGCGCCCACCTGGTCGCCGAGCTGGCCGCCGACCTCGACGCCACGCTCGCCGACCCGTCGATCGCCTACCTGTACGCCGACCAGGCCCGGCCCACCCCGTTCGCCCGCTGCCTGGAGATCACCGACGTGCTGCCGTTCTCGCTGAAGCGGCTGCGCGCCCTGCTGCGGCAACGGCGGGTCGGCCGGGTGGAGATCCGCAAGCGCGGGTCGGCGCTGGAGCCGGAGAAGCTGCGCCGCGACCTGAGGCTGTCCGGCGACGAGGCGGCGAGTCTGGCGCTGACCCGGGTCGCGGGCGACCCGACGGTGCTCGTCTGCCGGCCGGTTCCGCCCGGCGGCTGA
- the groES gene encoding co-chaperone GroES encodes MPVTTATKVAIKPLEDRIVVQANEAETTTASGIVIPDTAKEKPQEGTVLAVGPGRIDDKGNRVPIDVKVGDTVLYSKYGGTEVKYAGEEYLVLSARDVLAVIEK; translated from the coding sequence ATGCCCGTGACTACCGCGACCAAGGTTGCGATCAAGCCGCTCGAGGACCGCATCGTGGTCCAGGCGAACGAGGCCGAGACCACCACCGCCTCGGGCATCGTGATCCCCGACACCGCCAAGGAGAAGCCGCAGGAGGGCACCGTCCTCGCTGTCGGCCCGGGCCGGATCGACGACAAGGGCAACCGCGTGCCGATCGACGTGAAGGTCGGCGACACCGTCCTCTACTCGAAGTACGGCGGCACCGAGGTCAAGTACGCCGGCGAGGAGTACCTGGTGCTCTCCGCCCGCGACGTCCTCGCGGTCATCGAGAAGTAA
- the groL gene encoding chaperonin GroEL (60 kDa chaperone family; promotes refolding of misfolded polypeptides especially under stressful conditions; forms two stacked rings of heptamers to form a barrel-shaped 14mer; ends can be capped by GroES; misfolded proteins enter the barrel where they are refolded when GroES binds): protein MAKILSFSDDARHLLEHGVNALADAVKVTLGPRGRNVVLDKKFGAPTITNDGVTIAKEIELTNPYENLGAQLVKEVATKTNDVAGDGTTTATVLAQAMVREGLRNVAAGTNPTGLKRGIDAAAAKVSEALLGKAVEVAGKESIAHVATVSAQDAAIGELIAEAMEKVGRDGVITVEEGSALVTELEVTEGLQFDKGFISPNFVTDLEAQEAVLEDPYILITTQKISAIEELLPLLEKVLQNNKPLLIVAEDVEGQALSTLVVNALRKTVKVCAVKAPGFGDRRKAMLQDMAILTGAELVAPELGYKLDQVGLEVLGTARRVVVDKENTTVVDGGGQAAEVADRVAQIRKEIEASDSDWDREKLAERLAKLSGGIAVIKVGAATEVEMKERKHRIEDAIAATKAAVEEGTVPGGGAALAQILPALDDDLGFTGDEKVGVSIVRKALVEPLRWIAQNAGHDGYVVVQKVVGQDWGHGLDAATGEYVDLAKSGIIDPVKVTRNAVSNAASIAGLLLTTESLVVEKPAEPEPAAGGHGHSHGHGHQHGPGF, encoded by the coding sequence ATGGCGAAGATCCTCAGCTTCTCGGACGACGCCCGGCACCTGCTCGAGCACGGTGTCAACGCCCTCGCGGACGCGGTGAAGGTCACCCTCGGCCCGCGCGGGCGCAACGTCGTCCTGGACAAGAAGTTCGGTGCGCCCACGATCACCAACGACGGCGTGACCATCGCCAAGGAGATCGAGCTCACCAACCCGTACGAGAACCTCGGCGCGCAGCTGGTCAAGGAGGTGGCGACCAAGACCAACGACGTCGCCGGCGACGGGACCACCACCGCCACCGTGCTGGCCCAGGCGATGGTCCGCGAGGGCCTGCGCAACGTGGCCGCCGGCACCAACCCGACCGGCCTGAAGCGGGGCATCGACGCGGCGGCCGCCAAGGTCTCCGAGGCGCTGCTCGGCAAGGCCGTCGAGGTCGCCGGCAAGGAGTCGATCGCGCACGTCGCGACCGTCTCCGCGCAGGACGCCGCCATCGGCGAGCTGATCGCCGAGGCGATGGAGAAGGTCGGCCGCGACGGCGTCATCACCGTCGAGGAGGGCTCCGCGCTCGTCACCGAGCTGGAGGTGACCGAGGGTCTCCAGTTCGACAAGGGCTTCATCTCGCCGAACTTCGTCACCGACCTGGAGGCGCAGGAGGCGGTCCTGGAGGACCCGTACATCCTGATCACCACCCAGAAGATCTCGGCGATCGAGGAGCTGCTGCCGCTGCTGGAGAAGGTTCTCCAGAACAACAAGCCGCTGCTCATCGTCGCCGAGGACGTCGAGGGTCAGGCCCTGTCCACGCTCGTGGTCAACGCACTGCGCAAGACCGTCAAGGTCTGCGCGGTCAAGGCCCCCGGCTTCGGCGACCGCCGCAAGGCGATGCTCCAGGACATGGCGATCCTGACCGGTGCCGAGCTGGTCGCCCCGGAGCTGGGCTACAAGCTCGACCAGGTCGGCCTGGAGGTGCTCGGCACCGCCCGCCGCGTCGTGGTCGACAAGGAGAACACCACCGTCGTCGACGGTGGCGGGCAGGCCGCCGAGGTCGCCGACCGGGTCGCGCAGATCCGCAAGGAGATCGAGGCCTCCGACTCCGACTGGGACCGGGAGAAGCTGGCCGAGCGGCTGGCGAAGCTTTCCGGCGGCATCGCCGTGATCAAGGTCGGCGCGGCCACCGAGGTCGAGATGAAGGAGCGCAAGCACCGCATCGAGGACGCCATCGCCGCGACCAAGGCCGCGGTCGAGGAGGGTACGGTCCCGGGCGGCGGCGCTGCCCTGGCCCAGATCCTGCCGGCGCTCGACGACGACCTGGGCTTCACCGGTGACGAGAAGGTCGGTGTCTCGATCGTGCGCAAGGCGCTCGTCGAGCCGCTGCGCTGGATCGCCCAGAACGCCGGCCACGACGGCTACGTGGTGGTGCAGAAGGTCGTCGGCCAGGACTGGGGCCACGGCCTCGACGCCGCCACCGGCGAGTACGTCGACCTGGCCAAGTCCGGCATCATCGACCCGGTGAAGGTGACCCGCAACGCGGTCAGCAACGCCGCGTCGATCGCCGGCCTGCTGCTCACCACCGAGAGCCTCGTGGTGGAGAAGCCGGCCGAGCCGGAGCCGGCCGCCGGTGGGCACGGCCACTCGCACGGCCACGGCCACCAGCACGGCCCGGGCTTCTGA
- a CDS encoding sulfite oxidase: MSTLSRRRAAPAGVVAAVVALGTAEPVAVLTGPRSAPLVAVGGLVVDLVPEPLKQFAIDVFGTYDKIALLVGTALLLVAFGALLGLAAVRRLAIGLTGVAAFTVLGVAAALTRAGSDAFDALPSLVGGALGALTLWAFVAGPLSDDPARGRAGRDRTDAVRRDPAGADPAKHAGADPADGEPSSAPPPSSAPPPAVAALAREGDAPGGWEPVRHDDDAESRRRFLRGAGLLAGTAAVAGLGGHWLAGRRGVSAAREAVTLPAPAAPAPQVPAGADLSLPRLAPYVTPNREFYRIDTALVVPQVDPVTWRLRIHGRVRNPIELSFDDLLARPMVERYVTLACVSNEVGGDLIGNARWLGVPIKELLDEADPLDGADQVVGRAVDGWTCGTPTSVLRDGRDALLAVGMNGEPLPIQHGFPVRMVVPGLYGYVSACKWLTELELTSFADFDAYWVPRGWSAQGPIKTQSRIDTPRPRSRPSAGPVTVAGVAWAQHRGISRVEVRVDGGPWQEATLAPAVSADTWVQWSWRWDATPGEHTLQVRATDTTGETQTEQRAPVAPDGATGWHTVRVTVA; encoded by the coding sequence GTGAGCACCCTTTCCCGCCGCCGCGCGGCGCCGGCCGGTGTCGTCGCCGCCGTGGTGGCACTCGGCACCGCCGAACCCGTGGCGGTCCTGACCGGTCCCCGGTCCGCTCCGCTCGTCGCCGTCGGTGGACTCGTCGTGGACCTGGTGCCCGAGCCGCTCAAGCAGTTCGCCATCGACGTCTTCGGCACGTACGACAAGATCGCCCTGCTGGTCGGTACGGCGCTGCTGCTGGTCGCCTTCGGGGCGCTGCTCGGCCTGGCGGCGGTCCGGCGCCTGGCGATCGGCCTGACCGGCGTCGCCGCGTTCACGGTGCTCGGCGTCGCCGCCGCGCTGACCCGGGCCGGCTCTGACGCGTTCGACGCGCTGCCCTCGCTGGTCGGGGGCGCACTGGGCGCGCTGACGCTGTGGGCGTTCGTGGCCGGTCCGCTGAGCGACGACCCGGCCCGGGGGCGGGCCGGGCGCGACCGGACCGACGCCGTGCGACGCGACCCGGCCGGGGCCGATCCGGCGAAGCACGCCGGGGCGGACCCGGCGGACGGCGAGCCGTCGTCCGCGCCGCCTCCGTCGTCCGCGCCGCCTCCGGCGGTTGCCGCGCTGGCCCGCGAAGGAGACGCGCCGGGCGGGTGGGAGCCGGTCCGGCACGACGACGACGCGGAGTCGCGTCGGCGGTTCCTGCGTGGCGCCGGGCTGCTGGCCGGAACGGCGGCGGTGGCCGGGCTGGGCGGGCACTGGCTGGCCGGAAGGCGTGGCGTGTCGGCGGCCCGGGAGGCGGTGACGCTGCCCGCCCCGGCCGCGCCCGCCCCGCAGGTGCCGGCCGGAGCGGACCTGTCGCTGCCCCGGCTCGCGCCGTACGTGACGCCGAACCGGGAGTTCTACCGGATTGACACGGCGCTTGTGGTGCCGCAGGTGGACCCGGTGACGTGGCGGCTGCGGATCCACGGGCGGGTGCGTAACCCGATCGAGCTGAGCTTCGACGACCTGCTGGCCCGCCCGATGGTCGAGCGGTACGTGACGCTCGCCTGCGTCTCCAACGAGGTGGGCGGCGACCTGATCGGCAACGCGCGCTGGCTCGGCGTACCGATCAAGGAACTGCTCGACGAGGCCGACCCGCTCGACGGCGCGGACCAGGTGGTCGGCCGCGCGGTCGACGGCTGGACCTGCGGCACGCCGACATCGGTGCTGCGCGACGGGCGGGACGCGCTGCTCGCGGTCGGCATGAACGGCGAGCCGCTGCCGATCCAGCACGGCTTCCCGGTGCGGATGGTGGTGCCCGGCCTCTACGGGTACGTGTCGGCCTGCAAGTGGCTCACCGAGTTGGAGCTGACCAGCTTCGCCGACTTCGACGCGTACTGGGTGCCGCGCGGCTGGTCCGCGCAGGGCCCGATCAAGACGCAGTCCCGGATCGACACGCCCCGGCCCCGCAGCCGCCCGTCGGCCGGGCCGGTGACGGTGGCCGGTGTGGCGTGGGCGCAGCATCGCGGCATCAGCCGTGTCGAGGTACGCGTCGACGGCGGCCCCTGGCAGGAGGCGACGCTCGCCCCGGCGGTGTCGGCGGACACCTGGGTGCAGTGGTCCTGGCGGTGGGACGCGACGCCGGGCGAGCACACGCTCCAGGTGCGGGCGACCGACACCACGGGCGAGACGCAGACGGAACAGCGCGCCCCGGTCGCCCCCGACGGCGCAACGGGATGGCACACGGTCAGGGTCACAGTCGCCTGA